Proteins encoded within one genomic window of Rhinolophus sinicus isolate RSC01 linkage group LG05, ASM3656204v1, whole genome shotgun sequence:
- the LG05H6orf132 gene encoding uncharacterized protein C6orf132 homolog isoform X2, with protein sequence MAPPPPPVLGALSPPSTPTPPDFIPPAPPLAFVAPPPPPMPAPAPPAPVSPHRTKTYLFPPGNVTKWKSEVALNGRQPEAPKTSPPRSPAEPEGSPLGPKPEPHLTFPRSFKVPPPTPVRTSSIPVQETQGAPPEEEGATKKAPSRLPLPPTFQVRPASLVYPDRAPEPDRPGELRTVAPASPRLGQSQSWTNEQAETPPPASPLPLPTAPLPPPAPPLPPPAPPLPPAAPPLPSAEKAAPPPARFTKSPKSSSPAPKPKPNLPSPEDTNSSEPVDWRDPSQMAKLRSELAAYLFGSKREDRCTSHKPGPRVASQEKEGKKGPCLPEKEAPPSLPEKAIPPSDPEKSPCPERGATASLTLPPVDYIPQDSPTPSVQQIRNELEARLSSSAEKEAKPSIGSLPPKPRLEGGRVFENRADNSQSSKPVAKNLPPLSTTPLPTTPLQSKATPGPTTPPKATPGPATPPKATPGPATPPKATPGPATPPKATPGPATPPKATPGPATPPKATSGPATPPKATPGPATPPKATPGPATPPKATPGPAITSTISTRPTSSHLIAEKNLVPAERWKKPEPQEHAVPSQTEAGGCPSEASKPQTQGALSSPALPPKISPGREEGTFLYKPHHSQNSLSREIAVVIPTMVRGEAAGSQEPMEAKGPQGLPAKPLASAQPADELLRHPVTGEVVERGSPMALLLAARQRAQKGRSGGLGVGRSSLPGSLCDHGSQHQAGSDSIFLKEGRPNSFTVVPKLPTEAEKDLQLASSAQPTVPSPWKPQRGRGPEGTEPIRGHNWTKEPQAPVAWERPASSNLPQDHLLPKSFSSPSSPSYKREEEEEKEFSFEVIPPPPEFSNDPEPPAPALQYLGRRRSPPRNKFSDLGQPLHAGPAAPAAPRGFSRSPAGARYAGTGGLERFSRGGSSLIKKRLYVGEPHRNPGLSRGGNGRSLSTPNCFGPQPGGPFGAPGGPEMRRVNSAGRVAPGGLSTRRMSLEGQARGEAKYKAPGGDHGCTPATSRSPHSTPYYGSPINTFTVRPGTRHPISYAYSGAHRNALS encoded by the exons atggccccacctccacccccagtaCTGGGGGCCCTATCACCCCCATCCACACCCACCCCTCCAGATTTCATTCCCCCTGCCCCGCCCTTGGCCTTTgtagccccacccccacccccaatgccAGCCCCAGCACCCCCAGCTCCAGTGTCTCCTCACAGAACGAAGACTTACCTCTTTCCCCCTGGGAATGTCACTAAGTGGAAATCAGAGGTAGCACTGAACGGCAGGCAGCCAGAAGCCCCCAAAACCAGCCCCCCCAGGAGCCCTGCTGAACCAGAGGGGAGCCCCCTGGGACCCAAACCAGAGCCCCACCTCACTTTCCCTCGTTCATTCAAAGTGCCTCCCCCAACGCCAGTCAGGACTTCGTCCATCCCAGTTCAGGAAACACAAGGGGCTCCTCCAGAGGAAGAAGGGGCCACCAAGAAGGCCCCCAGTCGACTCCCTTTGCCTCCCACCTTCCAGGTCCGCCCTGCATCCCTGGTCTACCCGGATAGGGCCCCGGAACCAGATCGCCCTGGGGAGCTCAGGACGGTGGCACCTGCCAGTCCAAGGCTGGGCCAGTCCCAGTCCTGGACAAATGAACAAGCTGAGACTccacccccagcctctcccctgccccttcccacagccccgctccctcccccagcacccccactccctcccccagcACCCCCCCTTCCCCCAGCTGCCCCTCCTTTGCCCTCTGCTGAGAAGGCAGCTCCTCCACCTGCTAGGTTTACGAAAAGCCCCAAATCCAGCTCTCCTGctcccaaacccaaacccaacctccccagcccagaggacACAAACTCTTCAGAGCCTGTGGACTGGCGGGATCCCAGCCAGATGGCAAAGCTGCGGAGCGAGCTGGCAGCCTACCTCTTTGGCTCCAAGAGAGAGGACCGATGCACTAGTCACAAGCCGGGCCCAAGAGTGGCCTCTCAGGAAAAGGAAGGCAAAAAAGGTCCCTGCCTGCCAGAGAAGGAGGCTCCCCCGAGCCTGCCAGAGAAGGCGATACCGCCAAGTGATCCTGAGAAGAGTCCCTGTCCGGAGAGAGGGGCCACTGCTAGCCTGACCCTTCCCCCTGTGGACTACATCCCCCAAGACTCTCCAACTCCCAGTGTCCAGCAGATTCGGAATGAACTGGAGGCCCGGCTTTCCTCATCAGCAGAGAAGGAGGCCAAGCCCAGCATAGGGTCTCTGCCTCCCAAACCTCGGCTAGAAGGAGGAAGAGTCTTTGAAAACAGGGCCGATAACAGCCAATCCTCCAAGCCTGTGGCCAAGAATCTGCCTCCACTATCCACCACCCCTCTGCCAACCACGCCACTCCAATCCAAGGCCACACCTGGGCCAACCACACCACCCAAGGCCACGCCTGGGCCAGCCACACCACCCAAGGCCACGCCTGGGCCAGCCACACCACCCAAGGCCACGCCTGGGCCAGCCACACCACCCAAGGCCACACCTGGGCCAGCCACACCACCCAAGGCCACGCCTGGGCCAGCCACACCACCCAAGGCCACGTCTGGGCCAGCCACACCACCCAAGGCCACGCCTGGGCCAGCCACACCACCCAAGGCCACACCTGGGCCAGCCACACCACCCAAGGCCACGCCTGGGCCTGCCATAACATCCACAATCTCAACTCGGCCTACATCATCTCACCTGATAGCAGAGAAGAACCTCGTCCCAGCTGAGCGGTGGAAGAAACCAGAACCCCAAGAACATGCAGTGCCTTCCCAGACAGAGGCAGGAGGGTGCCCCTCAGAGGCCAGTAAGCCTCAGACACAGGGAGCCCTCTCATCTCCAGCCCTCCCACCAAAGATATCCCCTGGCAGAGAGGAGGGGACATTTCTCTACAAACCCCATCACAGCCAGAACAGCCTCAGCCGAGAGATTGCTGTGGTGATACCCACCATGGTCAGAGGAGAGGCTGCAGGGTCACAAGAGCCTATGGAGGCGAAGGGGCCCCAGGGGCTGCCAGCCAAACCCCTAGCCTCAGCCCAGCCTGCTGACGAACTCCTCAGGCATCCAGTGACTGGGGAGGTTGTGGAGCGGGGCTCCCCCATGGCCCTGCTCCTTGCAGCTAGGCAGAGGGCACAGAAGGGGAGGTCTGGAGGGCTTGGCGTGGGTCGGTCCTCCCTGCCAGGGAGTCTTTGTGACCATGGCAGCCAGCACCAGGCAGGCTCTGACAGCATCTTCCTCAAGGAGGGCCGGCCCAACTCCTTCACTGTGGTGCCTAAGTTACCCACGGAGGCTGAGAAGGACCTGCAGCTGGCCTCGTCAGCACAGCCCACTGTCCCCAGTCCCTGGAAGCCCCAGCGGGGCAGAGGCCCAGAGGGCACAGAGCCAATCCGAGGGCACAACTGGACCAAGGAGCCCCAGGCCCCTGTGGCCTGGGAAAGACCAGCATCCTCCAACCTTCCCCAGGACCACCTGCTGCCCAAGTCCTTCTCatccccttcttctccttcctacaagagggaggaggaagaggagaaagagttCAGCTTCGAGGTCATCCCACCGCCTCCAGAGTTCAGCAATGACCCTGAGCCCCCCGCCCCGGCCCTTCAGTATCTGGGCCGCCGGCGCTCCCCTCCCCGGAACAAGTTCTCAGACTTGGGGCAGCCCCTGCACGCGGGCCCCGCGGCCCCGGCAGCGCCTCGCGGCTTCTCGCGCTCTCCGGCCGGTGCGCGCTACGCGGGGACCGGAGGCCTGGAGCGCTTCTCCCGCGGGGGCAGCTCGCTCATCAAGAAGCGCCTGTACGTCGGGGAACCCCACCGCAACCCCGGGCTGTCCCGCGGTGGCAACGGCCGCAGCCTGAGCACCCCCAACTGCTTCGGGCCGCAGCCGGGAGGGCCCTTCGGAGCGCCCGGAGGCCCGGAGATGCGGCGCGTCAACTCGGCGGGTCGCGTGGCCCCCGGCGGCCTGAGCACGCGGAGGATGTCCCTGGAGGGCCAGGCCCGCGGAGAGGCCAAGTACAAAGCTCCTGGTGGCGACCATGGCTGCACCCCCGCTACCAGCAG GTCACCCCACAGCACCCCCTACTATGGAAGCCCCATCAACACATTCACCGTGAGGCCTGGAACCCGCCATCCCATCTCCTATGCGTACTCAGGGGCCCATCGGAATGCCTTGTCCTGA
- the LG05H6orf132 gene encoding uncharacterized protein C6orf132 homolog isoform X1 → MKKNQTVQGTFSKFFGKKNANSNATSLYATNPPWIFTQEAREEGTRDLDGIYYGDNRFDTVTESGTATLKARPRVRPLLTFLPLNAQENHGLAVPTPSVPEDFADKEATGASSLVNGNLRLYSSVGDLRPAHYGQDPLIPPPPPGPAPGPPTGQGESRPPPPPTKASPPPPLLLEPPPPPNMAPPPPPVLGALSPPSTPTPPDFIPPAPPLAFVAPPPPPMPAPAPPAPVSPHRTKTYLFPPGNVTKWKSEVALNGRQPEAPKTSPPRSPAEPEGSPLGPKPEPHLTFPRSFKVPPPTPVRTSSIPVQETQGAPPEEEGATKKAPSRLPLPPTFQVRPASLVYPDRAPEPDRPGELRTVAPASPRLGQSQSWTNEQAETPPPASPLPLPTAPLPPPAPPLPPPAPPLPPAAPPLPSAEKAAPPPARFTKSPKSSSPAPKPKPNLPSPEDTNSSEPVDWRDPSQMAKLRSELAAYLFGSKREDRCTSHKPGPRVASQEKEGKKGPCLPEKEAPPSLPEKAIPPSDPEKSPCPERGATASLTLPPVDYIPQDSPTPSVQQIRNELEARLSSSAEKEAKPSIGSLPPKPRLEGGRVFENRADNSQSSKPVAKNLPPLSTTPLPTTPLQSKATPGPTTPPKATPGPATPPKATPGPATPPKATPGPATPPKATPGPATPPKATPGPATPPKATSGPATPPKATPGPATPPKATPGPATPPKATPGPAITSTISTRPTSSHLIAEKNLVPAERWKKPEPQEHAVPSQTEAGGCPSEASKPQTQGALSSPALPPKISPGREEGTFLYKPHHSQNSLSREIAVVIPTMVRGEAAGSQEPMEAKGPQGLPAKPLASAQPADELLRHPVTGEVVERGSPMALLLAARQRAQKGRSGGLGVGRSSLPGSLCDHGSQHQAGSDSIFLKEGRPNSFTVVPKLPTEAEKDLQLASSAQPTVPSPWKPQRGRGPEGTEPIRGHNWTKEPQAPVAWERPASSNLPQDHLLPKSFSSPSSPSYKREEEEEKEFSFEVIPPPPEFSNDPEPPAPALQYLGRRRSPPRNKFSDLGQPLHAGPAAPAAPRGFSRSPAGARYAGTGGLERFSRGGSSLIKKRLYVGEPHRNPGLSRGGNGRSLSTPNCFGPQPGGPFGAPGGPEMRRVNSAGRVAPGGLSTRRMSLEGQARGEAKYKAPGGDHGCTPATSRSPHSTPYYGSPINTFTVRPGTRHPISYAYSGAHRNALS, encoded by the exons AATGCCCAGGAGAACCATGGGCTTGCTGTGCCCACCCCCTCTGTCCCAGAAGACTTTGCAGACAAAGAAGCGACAG gtGCCAGCTCACTAGTCAACGGCAACCTCCGATTGTACAGCTCTGTGGGTGACCTGAGGCCTGCGCACTATGGCCAGGACCCACTCATCCCCCCgcctcccccaggcccagccccagggccacccaCAGGACAAGGGGAGTCCCGACCACCACCTCCACCTACCAAGGCTTCCCCACCACCTCCCCTGCTACTGgaacccccacccccgcccaacatggccccacctccacccccagtaCTGGGGGCCCTATCACCCCCATCCACACCCACCCCTCCAGATTTCATTCCCCCTGCCCCGCCCTTGGCCTTTgtagccccacccccacccccaatgccAGCCCCAGCACCCCCAGCTCCAGTGTCTCCTCACAGAACGAAGACTTACCTCTTTCCCCCTGGGAATGTCACTAAGTGGAAATCAGAGGTAGCACTGAACGGCAGGCAGCCAGAAGCCCCCAAAACCAGCCCCCCCAGGAGCCCTGCTGAACCAGAGGGGAGCCCCCTGGGACCCAAACCAGAGCCCCACCTCACTTTCCCTCGTTCATTCAAAGTGCCTCCCCCAACGCCAGTCAGGACTTCGTCCATCCCAGTTCAGGAAACACAAGGGGCTCCTCCAGAGGAAGAAGGGGCCACCAAGAAGGCCCCCAGTCGACTCCCTTTGCCTCCCACCTTCCAGGTCCGCCCTGCATCCCTGGTCTACCCGGATAGGGCCCCGGAACCAGATCGCCCTGGGGAGCTCAGGACGGTGGCACCTGCCAGTCCAAGGCTGGGCCAGTCCCAGTCCTGGACAAATGAACAAGCTGAGACTccacccccagcctctcccctgccccttcccacagccccgctccctcccccagcacccccactccctcccccagcACCCCCCCTTCCCCCAGCTGCCCCTCCTTTGCCCTCTGCTGAGAAGGCAGCTCCTCCACCTGCTAGGTTTACGAAAAGCCCCAAATCCAGCTCTCCTGctcccaaacccaaacccaacctccccagcccagaggacACAAACTCTTCAGAGCCTGTGGACTGGCGGGATCCCAGCCAGATGGCAAAGCTGCGGAGCGAGCTGGCAGCCTACCTCTTTGGCTCCAAGAGAGAGGACCGATGCACTAGTCACAAGCCGGGCCCAAGAGTGGCCTCTCAGGAAAAGGAAGGCAAAAAAGGTCCCTGCCTGCCAGAGAAGGAGGCTCCCCCGAGCCTGCCAGAGAAGGCGATACCGCCAAGTGATCCTGAGAAGAGTCCCTGTCCGGAGAGAGGGGCCACTGCTAGCCTGACCCTTCCCCCTGTGGACTACATCCCCCAAGACTCTCCAACTCCCAGTGTCCAGCAGATTCGGAATGAACTGGAGGCCCGGCTTTCCTCATCAGCAGAGAAGGAGGCCAAGCCCAGCATAGGGTCTCTGCCTCCCAAACCTCGGCTAGAAGGAGGAAGAGTCTTTGAAAACAGGGCCGATAACAGCCAATCCTCCAAGCCTGTGGCCAAGAATCTGCCTCCACTATCCACCACCCCTCTGCCAACCACGCCACTCCAATCCAAGGCCACACCTGGGCCAACCACACCACCCAAGGCCACGCCTGGGCCAGCCACACCACCCAAGGCCACGCCTGGGCCAGCCACACCACCCAAGGCCACGCCTGGGCCAGCCACACCACCCAAGGCCACACCTGGGCCAGCCACACCACCCAAGGCCACGCCTGGGCCAGCCACACCACCCAAGGCCACGTCTGGGCCAGCCACACCACCCAAGGCCACGCCTGGGCCAGCCACACCACCCAAGGCCACACCTGGGCCAGCCACACCACCCAAGGCCACGCCTGGGCCTGCCATAACATCCACAATCTCAACTCGGCCTACATCATCTCACCTGATAGCAGAGAAGAACCTCGTCCCAGCTGAGCGGTGGAAGAAACCAGAACCCCAAGAACATGCAGTGCCTTCCCAGACAGAGGCAGGAGGGTGCCCCTCAGAGGCCAGTAAGCCTCAGACACAGGGAGCCCTCTCATCTCCAGCCCTCCCACCAAAGATATCCCCTGGCAGAGAGGAGGGGACATTTCTCTACAAACCCCATCACAGCCAGAACAGCCTCAGCCGAGAGATTGCTGTGGTGATACCCACCATGGTCAGAGGAGAGGCTGCAGGGTCACAAGAGCCTATGGAGGCGAAGGGGCCCCAGGGGCTGCCAGCCAAACCCCTAGCCTCAGCCCAGCCTGCTGACGAACTCCTCAGGCATCCAGTGACTGGGGAGGTTGTGGAGCGGGGCTCCCCCATGGCCCTGCTCCTTGCAGCTAGGCAGAGGGCACAGAAGGGGAGGTCTGGAGGGCTTGGCGTGGGTCGGTCCTCCCTGCCAGGGAGTCTTTGTGACCATGGCAGCCAGCACCAGGCAGGCTCTGACAGCATCTTCCTCAAGGAGGGCCGGCCCAACTCCTTCACTGTGGTGCCTAAGTTACCCACGGAGGCTGAGAAGGACCTGCAGCTGGCCTCGTCAGCACAGCCCACTGTCCCCAGTCCCTGGAAGCCCCAGCGGGGCAGAGGCCCAGAGGGCACAGAGCCAATCCGAGGGCACAACTGGACCAAGGAGCCCCAGGCCCCTGTGGCCTGGGAAAGACCAGCATCCTCCAACCTTCCCCAGGACCACCTGCTGCCCAAGTCCTTCTCatccccttcttctccttcctacaagagggaggaggaagaggagaaagagttCAGCTTCGAGGTCATCCCACCGCCTCCAGAGTTCAGCAATGACCCTGAGCCCCCCGCCCCGGCCCTTCAGTATCTGGGCCGCCGGCGCTCCCCTCCCCGGAACAAGTTCTCAGACTTGGGGCAGCCCCTGCACGCGGGCCCCGCGGCCCCGGCAGCGCCTCGCGGCTTCTCGCGCTCTCCGGCCGGTGCGCGCTACGCGGGGACCGGAGGCCTGGAGCGCTTCTCCCGCGGGGGCAGCTCGCTCATCAAGAAGCGCCTGTACGTCGGGGAACCCCACCGCAACCCCGGGCTGTCCCGCGGTGGCAACGGCCGCAGCCTGAGCACCCCCAACTGCTTCGGGCCGCAGCCGGGAGGGCCCTTCGGAGCGCCCGGAGGCCCGGAGATGCGGCGCGTCAACTCGGCGGGTCGCGTGGCCCCCGGCGGCCTGAGCACGCGGAGGATGTCCCTGGAGGGCCAGGCCCGCGGAGAGGCCAAGTACAAAGCTCCTGGTGGCGACCATGGCTGCACCCCCGCTACCAGCAG GTCACCCCACAGCACCCCCTACTATGGAAGCCCCATCAACACATTCACCGTGAGGCCTGGAACCCGCCATCCCATCTCCTATGCGTACTCAGGGGCCCATCGGAATGCCTTGTCCTGA